The genomic interval CAGAAATCTACGGTTCTCAGCTGGCCGATCTTCAGCAGCCCGATCGGGGGCTTTGTCTCCGAAGAGCGGACTCTTTGGTCCGAGCAGGACGGATAGCCGAGGCTCTCGACTCCTACTGCACCGCTGCTAATTTGAAGAAACTCCGGCCGGAGGAATTAGGACTTCTGGTAGAAAATATCGCCCGGACCCTGCGGGAGAAAGAGCTCCCTGCTTGGGGGAAGGAGAGCAGTCATCAAAGCGAACCGTCTAAAAACCCACAGAAGCCTGAGACCAAAGCAAGCTCCAAATCTTCCGGGAACGGGGGCACCGAGTGTGGCGGAGAAGCGCCAGAGGACGAGCAACCTCTGGACCTGTTTTCCTGTCACATTTGCAAATTGTTGCTGTCCGAACCCACAACCTTACTGTGCGGGCACACTTTCTGTAAGCGATGCTTGGAGGACGACGGCGTCAGTGAGTGCAAAAGCTGCAGGTACAAACTGAACAAAAAGGACGCACAGATCCAGCCCGTTGGCTTCAGGGTTAACGTGATTCTCAGCAGCCTGCTGGAGAAGTGGTTCGACTCGGAAAGTAAAGCCCGGCGATACTGGCTAGAGGGGGAAGCTATGTGGAGGGAAATGAGCTTAAAGGACGCGATGGACAAGTACAACAAGGCTGTAGAATTAAGTAAGTGAAGTTTTACTGTGTAGTATAATGTATATAactcttttggtattttcatCTCCATTTATGATTGGGGTGCGATGATACAATCACAGATCTTTGTGCTGAAATTGGAGTAGACTGAGTGACCTACTTTTATCGCTCTTACCCAGTTTCTGACGCCAGGGGGCAGTGTCGCACGTGTCCAGTGGCAGTGGCCTATTTAACTCCTGGAAAGTAGACAGCTAGCCTTTATATACCGGCCAATTAAAGACGgtactttatgttctgatgccTGTGCACGGTTGTATTTCAAGTCACAACTGATGTGATATAATAATTTGAGTACCGTATATTTTGCCATTATAATCGGGTCAGTTACTTTCAAACGTCCCACCAAAAAAGAATGCCTTTTATCCAAACAGCTTTGATTGTCTGCTTTGAGTGATAGGACACAGTGGTTGACGATTCTGATTTAGGGGTCATTCTGTTGTCTTCAAACTAATGTAACCCTGGAAAAGATACTATCCACACCAGCTACATGTTCTTGCACTAATGGGGCTGCATTCTCTCCCGAGGCTTTACCTTTAGTGCTTTGTCTAAAGGTTTTCATTATCAAGACATTAGATTATGGTCAATCCTTGCTTGTTTTAGGTTGTCCCTTATATGCCTGATGTGGTGGATCTTGATGCTTGGGGGGCACACCAAAATGCTTATTTTAGCTCAAAATCTGTACTCTATTTTCAAATTTGATGTCAGCAAAATTGAATTTACTTAAATGTTTAATCCTGTGATGCATGACAAATAAAAGCTTTGTAACAACTAGGTCAGCAGCCCTTTGCTGGTGCTGATCAGCATAATGAAAGAGCACGGTACATGTCAGATGGATTGTGTGTGAATCCCCATCTGCCCTGATGCTTCCTCAAGGGGCCTCTGacccacatactgtaccagCCTGTAGATCTGCTGGGCGGCTGGCTAAGACTCACCTGTGTTATGCGTTATAGGGGTAGGTCCACAGGCCCTTTCCCATAGAGCCCTTAATTAGGAGGAGGTGAAAAGTCCCTCCCATAAAGCAAATCCCCACCAAGACACGCGTGCCGACTCCCAGAAGCTTGTAATGACTCTGTAATGAAGGAGTTACTGACCTGTGTGTAAAACCTCAGAACTACTACCACCAACGAAGATGACATCATAATTAAtagtaaatgaataaatagtGTCGGGGGCATTTGGCATCAGTGCATAAAGGCAATGTTCATGATGGGAATGGCACAATTTAAAATGTGTTGAGTTCCCTATTGCCTTTGTCTGACACCCGGGACTTGGACAGACTCAAAGCACACAGCAGTGCGAATGGAAACGTTGGCGGTTCCCTTACAGCAGGCCGTGTGTGTTTGTTGCACACCTCCCACACAGGGATAGGCACTGTGGGCGACTAATTATGCCATGGTTATCTTCACATACGGTAAACAAATCTGTCTGAGCGACTGCAAGCATGCGTGCTGATTCATTCCCTCAGTGTGAAGGGAAAGAGAACCTGCCCCAGTCTGGCGATACGAGCAGTGCGCCACCACCGCCAACCCGTCTCTAGCACTAACCTCAACGCTGAAGGCGGAAGTAGGGCAGGAGCGAGTCATCTCAGGCCATCTGTGGCTTGTCAGTTACTTACTTGGGATTATTTACTGCAGGGTTTTGTGTCACAGCTTGGCAAATTTCTGTACTTCAATCATTATATTGGTATTTCAGGAGTATTAGTGAGAGCTCATACTTGTCATTACAAAATCTACTTTCAGACCCTCCTTACCTTAAGCTTTATTTTTTCACCCTCGCAGCACCAACTGATGTCATACTTCTTGGTCAGCGTGCCGAGCTCCATATGGAGATGCAGAACTTCACTCAGGCGCTCAAGGATGGCGACGCCATGTGCCGACTCCACCCTCACCTGGCCAAGGTACAGCCCCCTGAGTGCAGGGACTCCGCCTCTGTCTGCCTATGGTACAGCCCCCTGAGTGCAGGGACTCCGCCTCTGTCTGCCTATGGTACAGCCCCCTGAGTGCAGGGACTCCGCCTCTGTCTGCCTAAGGTACAGCCCCCTGAGTGCAGGGACTCTGCCTCTGTCTGCTTATGGTACAGCCCCCTGAGTGCAGGGACTCCGCCTTTGTCTGCCTATGGTACAGCCCCCTGAGTGCAGGGACTCCGCCTCTGTCTGCCTATGGTACAGCCCCCTGAGTGCAGGGACTCCGCCTCTGTCTGCCTATGGTACAGCCCCCTGAGTGCAGGGACTCCGCCTCTGTCTGCCTAAGGTACAGCCCCCTGAGTGCTGGGACTCCGCCTCTGTCTGCCTATGGTACAGCCCCCTGAGTGCAGGGACTCCGCCTCTGTCTGCCTATGGTGCAGCCCCCTGAGTGCAGGGACTCCGCCTCTGTCTGCCTATGGTACAGCCCCCTGAGTGCATGGACTCCGCCTCTGTCTGCCTAAGGTACAGCCCCCTGAGTGCAGGGACTCCGCCTCTGTCTGCTTATGGTACAGCCCCCTGAGTGCAGGGACTCCGCCTCTGTCTGCCTATGGTACAGCCCCCTGAGTGCAGGGACTCCGCCTCTGTCTGCCTATGGTACAGCCACCCTAGTCTAGGGACtctgggtgcgttcgacttgtcagctgcagacagacctaagcctgTGACATGGAGCGAGATCTGCCGGTGGCTGCAGGgctggagtataaactgactggtgtaaataaatctatacaaatatcacctgcatccacattacttcttttacaatgaccaactcctgatccaaactgttagcagtgaaaaaGAATATTGTATatagtggctctgtgtaaaaagatagctgccaggaaaaagatcaaatacatttacttcagggattcaaagtttttattgtcatgtacagagtacaatgcaattcttacttgaatgccttcttcacagactggacgattaaacaaataaagcagcacaacattacagtaccTAACAATAAATAACTAACTTATGTGTagagcatttatttaatttatttagactttattttaccaggtaaattaactgaaagccagttctcactgctttacgtgctttttgggagaaatagcacataatgcatcggaactgcctgggatacaaacgtcatgtgtgtgactaaaatcttcagccaataagggcaaaggtgtgtcgtcacggaggcggttcgaTAGTgtgcagccggctgagaggtgctgcacGATCTgtcaagtcgtcttgctctcgcgaggtttttgtaccatgtgacatggtgacgggTGGGGACGTTTTGCAGCGTCAGCTGAAgccggacaaaaaaatctaaccatgatgcattgcgcCGGGACCAGAAtacattgctttaagccagcactGTAAGCGGCTGCATGAAGGTGAACGCACCCAATGTCTCTGTCTGCCAAAGGTACAGCCCTCCCTGAGTGTAGGGATTCTTCCTCTCTCTGGTtaaggtgacccccccccccccccgagtatAGCAGGTTCCGCCTCTTTCTGGCCAAGGTACAACTGCTCGTCACATTGCCTGTAACTTGCTTAATTTTGTCACCTGAgaattgcattaaaaatgcaaattgctCACTCTTTCGTCCCATGTGTCTCTGCTTACTCTGATTGCATCCTGGTCAGGGCGCATTCTGTATGGGATGCACACTGGCAGTTGCTGACTGAGGGCTGCTTACAAGCAGTGTTACTCAAGCAGCATGCCTGTGCACGTGTAGGGATAAAGCAGAGTAGCTGTAGGGAAGCACATGGCCATGACGTGAGCACAAACAGGGCTGTATGCAGCCCCACATCACACTGACTCACTGCAGTGTGTGACGTTTCTGCCACAGGTATGTGGTCCAGTGTCATAATCCTAGCTTTAGGATGCAGGCCAGATAATCACCAAGTGCGGGGACAAGGGGATCGGTGATCACGCACATGCCGACGCGAGCATATGCATACGGCAGCATATGCTTGGCGGCGTAAGCGGATCAGCCGTCCGTGTGGCTGCCACCCTGCTCTTCCTGCCCGCTGGAGAGCTGGCCTTTGTCTTGGGTTGGATGAAGTTGCATGATGTCAGGACCCCCAGCTTCCACCTGGCGTCTGCACCTCATGTTcgctccccccatcccccccccgcGCTCGGCTTCACAGGCTGCCCGTCGTTGCCGTCCTGCGGCCTGTCTCACACCAGCCTGTGTCTGCAGGCTCACAGCATGAAGGCTGCGGCGCTGAGCAAGGCGGGGCGCCATGAGGAGGCCCTGCAGGAGTACCTGCTCTGCACGGCGCTCAAGCCCCACTGCATCTCCGTCAAGATGGAAGCACAGAAGGTACCATCATGCATTGGGGCACTCTCTGCCGTATGCTCTGCTCTTCTTTAGCTTCCTGTCAGGCTCAGTGAGCTCCCCATGTGTCCGGCAGATCCTCAGTGAGATGTTCTCCTCCGTGTTCGAGAGCGATGGCCTGCCCACACCGCTGCGGCCTCACCAGCCGGCCCGACTCAAGCCGCCACCCCTACTTTTCCTGGGCTCTGCCCAGCGCCTCCTCTGCAGTGAGAGCCAGGAGGCGGGCTCCTCAAAGGTAAGGGGGGCTATCCTCAGCAGTGAAAACTCTCCTTCTTTCttctctcccctcccctctctGCCCTTCCTCTCTTGTCATATCCTCAACTCTCCTCTCTTCTATATGTATAGTTCCGTAGTTTCAGGGGAGGATCACCTGCTTTGTTATGCATAACTCATCTCCCCCGATGGTCACCTGTAACGAGAACCAGGAGGCCGGCTCCTGTCCCCTCTCCCtttccctctcctcctctctcctctcctctacTCTCCCCACCTCTCATCTCCTTTACATTTCTCTCCCCAGTTCTCCTTTCCCCTCCTTGCCCTTACACTCTCCATAACTCCTCTACTCTCCCCTTTTCTCCTCTCCttactctctcctcctctcctctggTCGTCTTATGCGGTATCCTCTGCAGAGAGAACCAGgatgccggctcctgtcctctttcccttctgctcccCTCTCGTCTCATCTTCCCATTCTCTTCCTCTCCACTCTTTTCCTCTCCTGTCCCCTCCTGTCTTCTACCCtcctttctcctcctcctctctttcTTGCCCTTACTCTCCTCAACTTCTCTGCTCTTCCCTCCTCTCTTTTCTCCTCTCCTCCCCCTGCCTTTCCTCTCTCATCTCCTCTCCTCTTCTACATGTATAGTATAGGATCACTTGCTTTCTTATTCTTatgctcctctcctctcctgtgccccccctcccccacaacgTGCGTTTCCCCAGGACCCCCCATTCCTGCGGGGCGACAGCCCCATCAAGGTGCCCTTACAGCCATCACCAGGCAAGCATGATACCCTGACCTCTGTGCTCTCAGACCTCAAGAGGAAGGGGCCCAGCGACACTTCTGGCTTTGCCCCCCCCTGCAAGGTCCTCAGACAAGGTACAGCAGCGACCTGCTTGGGGTTCCTGCTTGTTGTGTAGCCTGAAAATATAAATGTGCAAATCACTAGTGTTTTGCTTCGTTGAATTGTTTACTTTGCTAGCGTTTGGTCATCGTAGCGGCTGTGCTGTTGTGTCACTGTTCCCATTAATGTGCCAGAGAGAATAATGAGTGAGTGTTGATGTCTGATCCTGTTTGTGTGCCGCTCAGAAGCCCCCTGCTCCTCTCAGaatgcccccgcccccccgcggTGCAGAACGGTgcccccacagctgctggaaaGTGCAGATATGGAGTGTTCCCTCTGTATGAGGTAAAGACTCAGCCTTACCTTATGATCAGATACTGTAATACTGTGTACTCTGTTTGCAGGTAGTTACTAGTTATTTACTGTTTAACTGACTGCAAATTCCTCACCCTGCAGGCTGTTTTATGAGCCAGTCGCCACGCCCTGCGGTCACACCTTCTGCCTCAAGTGCCTGGAACGGTGCCTGGACCACAATCCAAACTGCCCACTGTGCAAAGAGAACCTATCAGAGGTGAGcgccccccccgacacacacacacaaacacacacatacaccgtGAGCGCCCCCTGGCTGCTGTTCGGGGGATGGCACATAAGAGTCTGATCTGAAACGCTCAGATGTATTGAGGTACCAGCTGTACTCTGAAGCATAACTGCCAAGGCACCTTGTAACATAaagaatcagaatcaggtttattGGCCAAGTGTGCTCACCCACGTGGAATGTGTACGTGGAATGTGTACGTGGAATGTGTTTCCCACTGTCAGTGGCTCTCATATAGCAGATACACAGTTAAGGCAACGGTCTCATACAGTGTGATTGGTATGTACAGCATGCATGTGTGGGTAATAAATGTACAAGAAGTGCACGAGTGCATGTTAGTGCAAGGAACACTGAAACAAATACAGCAAGTACAGTACAATGAGCAGAGTCAGTTATTTACAACAATGATGTATTGTGGTGAAGCCAGACTGTGAAGATGAGAGTAACCTCAGGGGTAAGATGTTAAAATATACAATTTCATGTTACCTAGAATAGCCTGTGGGTGGGGGTGAAGTTAAGAATGGGCAGCAACACACTTTTCTACTCTAATACATGTGAGTAATGGTTATACTCATTGTGCTTTTTTTACATCTGAATTTCTACTTTATGATGTTATGTAATCTCTATGTGAGCAGATAATGTGAGATAAATGTGTTGCTAAAATATATAGGTTTTTGTTAATACAGGAAAGACTATAGGTAAATGGATATTGTCATTTTAACCTTTACATTTTAACCTTTTTTATTCCTTTAGAAAGCCCATCGGTAAAATTTAATGAACTTGTTATTGAAAAATAAGGTGGCTGTTAAAATGACAGCATATTGCCTGTACTGATTTAGTTGTTGCTCAATTTTGTAACCTAAgaattgcattaaaaatgtaacaaaatgtttttgtgtgtaATTGCAGTACCTGGCCACCAGGGGGTACAAAAAGACCCTGCTGATGGAAGAGGTGCTGCGGCGTTACCTGTCAGAGGAGCTGGCTGAGAGGAAGAAGATCCACgaggaggagctgaaggagcTGTCAAAGTGAGTGTGGGGAGTTGCCGTGACTCTGCCTCATTTACTGTAATAGGGACCCTCCCCCATCACTTTGTGGGAAAGTGTCATCATGTCCAAATATGGCAGCCTGTGCTGATGGACAGTGTTCTGCTTCTCCCGCTATCTGTATGGCTGGCCTTTGCATTTATAGTTAAGCATACTCACAAAAATAGCTGCTTTGTTTTATAACGTTAAACTGCTCCATCCGTAACTGCTAACGTAACTGAACATGCAGTTGTGGCGGAGGTGGGTCGCTGTGTTGGATTTCTTTGGTGCTTCCTTCTGACAGTGTCAGACTATTTCATtaattatgccccccccccccccccaaattcccTGCCGTGTTGTGCCTGGTGGGTAATGCACCTGCGTAGCAAAACAGATGAGGTCACGGAAACTAGTGGCTCAGGCAGCAGCCTCAGAACGTCTATTTGCAGGGCGTGGAGCGCACACCTGCCCGAAGTGCGGGACTGTTAGTCCACATCGGCTGGTACGCTGAGTGACAGGAACGGTGGACTTGCTCACATCAGGGTTTAGTGGTGCCTAAGGCTCCGGTTTCAGGCCGTCTCTGACCCGTGATGTCCTGCTGTACCATACAGTGCTGCTGTACCATACAGTGCTGCTGTACCATACAGTGCTGCTGTACCATACAGTGCTGCTCCCCACATTACTCTCCTGCAGGGTCCTCTTGTGGGTGGGTTGGGTTTTTACTATGATGTATTGTGATTTATCATGATTGGTGGAAGCACATTGTAAGTCACATTGAATGAAATGACACTATAGCTCTGTGTAGCTGGTACCAGAAAAGAGGCTAGTGGGCTTTCACCCTTTTAAATACAGCCCGTTTATTaaagcaggacacagagaacctTTTGACACAAGTTGCCTAATAAACAAACGAGCACATGTGAACTAGAGTTACCCATCCTTCCTAATAGTTATCAGATATCCTTTTACTGATGTCAGTGACCCTTTGGGCAGTGTCTCATGATCATCTCGCAGATGGTGGAGCCCAATTCCAAAGAGACTAAAAACAGACAAGCTCAAAGTTTATCATTGGTCAAAGCCCATTTTCAGTTGAAGTGAAGCCAGTACTACAGCAGAACCATAAAATGACAATCCAGTCATTATGTCAAATGGCTTAAATgaatcaaattttttttttttagtatatttcttaaaatgttttctaGTTTTTCTGCTGGACATAGTAACATCATCCAATGCAGCATGGTTGGCAACCACACGGTGGCGTGCCTTTTGGGGTCCCCAATACAGGTCTGATGGttcattttttccacagcttAAACCAGGAAGTGCCCATCTTTGTGTGTACCATGGCatttcccacaatcccctgcCCGCTGCACGTCTTCGAGCCACGCTACCGACTCATGATTCGCAGATCCATGGAGACAGGAACCCGGCAGTTTGGCATGTGCATCGCTGACGAGCTGAAGGGGTGAGCAGGACCCTGACAGTACCCACGCcgtacacacacatgcacgcacgcacacacacacacacacacacacacacatttttgccatttttagctttttgattgcagtcacagatttttattaaattgaggttatccttgcatggaccaaaaaaaaaagtccccacaatgtaaaaagtTACAAGTTtttatcacgttgtggggaatcctggtccccacaatgtaataattgcTAAAATGCATGCACTGCCCACACAGATCCTATTTCTCGTGTCACTCCCTCCCTGCATGCCCATgatatatgtttgttttttaaattcacATAATCTATTCCTAAAGTCCTGCTTCATAACATATTGAGCTAAAAGCATATTGACACCCGCAGTGAGATGGTGTTACAACTGAATGACCCATGTTACTCTGATCGCTGCAGTTGAAGGCTCTCATAGCTTTCGGGTATTCCTGAATAAACAGGAAGTGCAACACAGTGGTAGACTGTAGAGCCGGTTTATCTTATTGGCCTGTGATGGCCGGTTGCTCCCTCTGAGCACCGGAGTGCATGTAAGAACAGGTTTATCCTATCGACCTGCAATGGGCAGTGACTGTCCCCCTGAGGGACAGTCTGCATGTTAGAGCTGGTTTATCGTGCCAGCTTGCGATAGGCAGTGACTGTTCCCCGGAGCGATGGTCTGCATACTAGTGCTGGTTTATCCTATCGACCTGCAATGGGCAGTGACTATCCCTCTCAACGACGGTCTGCATATCACTGTGCAGGTTTGCAGACTACGGCTGCATGCTGGAGGTGAGGAACGTGAAGTTCTTCCCTGATGGACGGTCGGTCGTGGACACCATCGGAGTAGCACGCTTCAAAGTGCTGAGTCACGGCCAGAGGGATGGCTACAACACGGCCAAGATCGAGTACCTGGAGGACcgcaaggtgtgtgtgtgtgtgtgtgtgtgtgtgtgtgtgtgtgtgtgtgtgtgtgcgtgtgtgtgcgcgtgcgtgatCTTCGGTTTCTGTGTGCATCTTTGCAGTAACTATGCTACCATCCTTTCCCACTTGTCAGGTGTTTGGGGAGGAGCTGGCTGAGCTGCTAAGGCTTCATGATTCTGTGTACGAGAGCGCCACCAGCTGGTTCACCTCGCTCAAGGACACCATGCGGAACCAGATCCTCAGCCATTTTGGCAATTTGCCAGCACGGGACCCCGACCCTCAGGTAGGGTACCCCCCCCATGTGACCCAGACAGCTCCATCCTGTGACTGTACTATCACTTGAAGCAAGCAGATCATTCCGCCTGAGTCATTTGGGCTTGAGGCTTGAAGGCTGCCTGTTCCCGTTTTTGCTTCGTTCCTTCACCCCGGTGGCCTGTATGTTCCGCCCCGCAGGGTTGCCCTCACGGTCCGGCTTGGTGCTGGTGGTTGCTGGCGGTCCTGCCTCTGGAGAATCGGGCCCAGCTCAGCATCCTGGCCATGACCTCGCTGAAGGACCGGCTGCTCGCCATCCGACGTGTCCTCATCTACGTGACCCGCAAAAGGGCACGGTGACGTCCCTGCCTGGCCCCGCCCCTAAGGGGCAGGGGTCACGCTGATACGGATTCCCAAAGATTAAGGGGGTCAGCCTGGGCTGTCTGATATGCCTCATACTAGCGCTCGCGTCCCACATGGGCTTAACTCTTAACCCTCTGCACTGCAATTtgagcccccccaccacagatCCATCCGattaaccccctcccccagtctctGCTCTTTTACTCTCAGGTCTGGGCTGTATTCTGGGTTCTGActgatccatttttttttctatgtcgTACATTTTGAAGAGAAAGAAACCAAATAATTAGTCAAACCTGAAAAGTAACTAGAATGTaggctttttgtttttgtgctgcTATTCTGACTGCGGAATCCTAAAAGAGAGAACACGTGAGCCCTGAAAAATATGAATTGTTGAACGTCTGGTCTGTTACTTGGGGCTCCACTCGTTTCGTCTGAGATTTGGAGGTGTTTGTGACTTTTTGAAAGTGTTACCATTTTTGTGATTGTGCGATTTTATGTTCTGCCATTGTTGCACAATGTTGTATTTGAGTCTCTAAAAATGAAGTTGAACTGCAGTAGGCAGGGCTTTTGCATCACTCACAGATCTGGACCAATTAGCTTGGACCAGAAAGCAGTCGACCAACCTGAATGGCTGACCCAGCAATGTCTGGTCATGGCGGCCTGGTGCTGGAGCACCACTGAGACACCAGTGCTGTACACGTGTAAATGTAGCACCCTTCACCTCAAGTTTACATGCAAAGGCTGCTGCCGTTACGGTCCGAGGCTGTCTACGTTTTCGTAGACGTTAGAGGAATGCACTGCTCGACTGGGTTTGAG from Paramormyrops kingsleyae isolate MSU_618 chromosome 16, PKINGS_0.4, whole genome shotgun sequence carries:
- the lonrf2 gene encoding LON peptidase N-terminal domain and RING finger protein 2 — its product is METGIQQHTEQFVHDISNPGAPGLCPEMLEVAEEACRAGDFDLAAEIYGSQLADLQQPDRGLCLRRADSLVRAGRIAEALDSYCTAANLKKLRPEELGLLVENIARTLREKELPAWGKESSHQSEPSKNPQKPETKASSKSSGNGGTECGGEAPEDEQPLDLFSCHICKLLLSEPTTLLCGHTFCKRCLEDDGVSECKSCRYKLNKKDAQIQPVGFRVNVILSSLLEKWFDSESKARRYWLEGEAMWREMSLKDAMDKYNKAVELTPTDVILLGQRAELHMEMQNFTQALKDGDAMCRLHPHLAKAHSMKAAALSKAGRHEEALQEYLLCTALKPHCISVKMEAQKILSEMFSSVFESDGLPTPLRPHQPARLKPPPLLFLGSAQRLLCSESQEAGSSKDPPFLRGDSPIKVPLQPSPGKHDTLTSVLSDLKRKGPSDTSGFAPPCKVLRQEAPCSSQNAPAPPRCRTVPPQLLESADMECSLCMRLFYEPVATPCGHTFCLKCLERCLDHNPNCPLCKENLSEYLATRGYKKTLLMEEVLRRYLSEELAERKKIHEEELKELSNLNQEVPIFVCTMAFPTIPCPLHVFEPRYRLMIRRSMETGTRQFGMCIADELKGFADYGCMLEVRNVKFFPDGRSVVDTIGVARFKVLSHGQRDGYNTAKIEYLEDRKVFGEELAELLRLHDSVYESATSWFTSLKDTMRNQILSHFGNLPARDPDPQGCPHGPAWCWWLLAVLPLENRAQLSILAMTSLKDRLLAIRRVLIYVTRKRAR